A single window of Mugil cephalus isolate CIBA_MC_2020 chromosome 1, CIBA_Mcephalus_1.1, whole genome shotgun sequence DNA harbors:
- the si:dkeyp-75h12.7 gene encoding interleukin-22 receptor subunit alpha-2, protein MRTPGLAGLTVLLRLCVIVVVLLTSGSIGLVCYTAVESLDLSCLLRWDCPYASPNSTYTVQTKTQGDPWQDVPWCVWISSHSCDVSQIFSNFELYNMIRLGVHLTPTSTVWMEPRKFDYSDFTFSPPSVSVSLKEEQLLVKVQFPCTPNRRCSRERCCPISRLIDPWTTVTVYSELSPSEYQSRTVWTQEVMSHVEFSGLSLGHNYCVVANFSFPTFSMAASPKSAPQCVEVVSQSGETELMPVLCLGIALTLLLIFPLLTVFLRKPQPAATTPENQSKTPVHDLVSLVPLSLVPADPCDVHLELADDQMSIVSSSNLPSAEDLTSALGNAVSRVPLSHDPSSLAAYWDSGGIELELGLDSGISIPRLSH, encoded by the exons ATGAGGACACCGGGTCTCGCCGGGTTGACCGTGCTGCTGAGGCTGTGTGTCATTGTCGTCGTCCTGCTCACCTCAG GGTCGATTGGGTTAGTCTGTTACACGGCAGTGGAATCATTGGACTTAAGTTGCCTCCTGCGGTGGGATTGTCCCTATGCCAGCCCTAATTCCACCTACACCgtgcagacaaagacacaggg GGACCCCTGGCAGGACGTACCGTGGTGCGTTTGGATCTCCTCCCACAGCTGCGATGTCTCTCAGATCTTTTCCAACTTTGAGCTGTACAACATGATCCGTCTCGGCGTCCACCTCACTCCTACCTCCACCGTGTGGATGGAGCCGCGCAAGTTCGACTACAGTGACTTCA CCTTCAGCCCGCCAtctgtctcagtctctctcAAAGAAGAGCAGCTGTTGGTGAAAGTGCAGTTCCCCTGTACTCCCAACAGGAGGTGCTCTCGGGAGAGATGCTGTCCCATCTCCCGACTCATTGACCCCTGGACCACAGTGACCGTGTACAGCGAACTCAGTCCCTCTGAATACCAG AGTCGAACAGTTTGGACCCAGGAAGTGATGTCCCATGTGGAGTTTTCTGGTTTGTCTCTGGGTCACAACTACTGTGTCGTGGCCAACTTCTCCTTCCCAACATTCTCCATGGCAGCTTCCCCAAAATCTGCCCCTCAGTGTGTCGAAGTGGTTTCCCAATCAGGTGAAACTG agctGATGCCTGTGCTGTGTCTGGGAATCGCTTTGACTCTACTGCTTATTTTCCCACttctcactgtgtttttgcgAAAACCACAACCGGCTGCAACAACCCCAGAAAATCAATCCAAGACTCCG GTTCATGATCTAGTCTCTTTGGTTCCTCTGTCCCTGGTCCCAGCCGACCCGTGTGACGTCCACTTGGAACTGGCCGACGACCAAATGTCCATCGTGTCCTCCTCTAATCTCCCTTCCGCCGAGGACCTGACCTCTGCCTTGGGAAACGCAGTCTCCAGGGTTCCTCTCTCTCATGACCCCAGCTCATTGGCAGCATATTGGGACAGTGGAGGAATAGAGCTGGAGTTAGGCCTCGACTCTGGCATCAGCATCCCACGCTTGTCTCACTGA